A genomic stretch from Deinococcus radiotolerans includes:
- a CDS encoding alpha-amylase family glycosyl hydrolase — MRHYALLGALLTSLAGGSGAQTALPIPHFEGQVIYQVMPDRFFDGNPANNQGVNRDDPRAWHGGDLPGLTQKLAYIQKLGATAVWLTPVYQQQATNSFGTAGYHGYWPADFRNVDPHFGTLADFGTFVKAAQGAGMRVVLDQVINHYGYEAAAVRLRKDWFNTQAQCDATQNKDVDCPLSGLPDLRQSNPQVRDLLLGNANFWREQGVNAFRYDAIKHVERPFLTDLLAADRRAGTWTLGEWFGADTGTVADWQKAGFDSLFLFSLQDAMKASVMGEGSLEAVRSVLTRQDELPRPGEVALFLDNHDVPRFAQGSLFEDVGQERTRYGLRALMTLRGVPVIWQGTEIAMRGGADPDNRRDMRFENQWTPAEHAVFDATQAAIAARRASPALSNGSQTLLKTPDSVSGQLLLFTRELNGQTVLAAWHSGNNRRTYSLKLSTLGVKWAALAATPSLFAGQDAKVSVSGGYLHVSLPARDAAAFRVQ, encoded by the coding sequence ATGCGCCATTACGCCCTGCTGGGCGCGCTGCTGACCTCCCTGGCGGGCGGTTCGGGCGCGCAGACGGCCCTGCCCATCCCGCACTTCGAGGGGCAGGTGATCTATCAGGTCATGCCCGACCGCTTCTTCGACGGGAATCCCGCGAACAACCAGGGCGTGAACCGCGACGACCCGCGCGCGTGGCACGGCGGGGACCTGCCGGGCCTCACGCAGAAACTCGCGTACATCCAGAAGCTGGGCGCGACGGCCGTGTGGCTCACGCCGGTGTACCAGCAGCAGGCCACGAACTCGTTCGGTACCGCCGGGTACCACGGGTACTGGCCGGCGGACTTCCGGAACGTGGACCCGCACTTCGGGACGCTCGCGGACTTTGGGACGTTCGTGAAGGCCGCGCAGGGCGCAGGCATGCGCGTCGTGCTCGATCAGGTCATCAACCACTACGGGTATGAGGCGGCCGCCGTGCGCCTGCGCAAGGACTGGTTCAACACCCAGGCGCAGTGCGACGCAACTCAAAACAAGGACGTGGACTGCCCCCTGTCGGGCCTGCCGGACCTGCGCCAGAGCAACCCGCAGGTGCGGGACCTGCTGCTGGGCAACGCGAACTTCTGGCGCGAGCAGGGCGTGAACGCCTTCAGGTACGACGCGATCAAGCACGTCGAGCGGCCCTTCCTGACGGACCTGCTGGCCGCCGACCGCCGCGCGGGCACCTGGACGCTCGGCGAGTGGTTCGGCGCGGATACCGGCACAGTCGCCGACTGGCAGAAGGCGGGGTTTGACAGCCTGTTCCTGTTCAGCCTGCAGGACGCCATGAAGGCCAGCGTGATGGGCGAGGGCAGCCTGGAGGCCGTGCGCAGCGTCCTGACGCGGCAGGATGAACTGCCCCGCCCGGGCGAGGTGGCGTTGTTCCTCGACAACCACGACGTGCCGCGCTTCGCGCAGGGCAGCCTGTTCGAGGACGTGGGCCAGGAACGCACCCGCTACGGCCTGCGCGCCCTGATGACCCTGCGCGGCGTGCCCGTCATCTGGCAGGGCACCGAGATCGCCATGCGCGGCGGCGCCGACCCCGACAACCGCCGCGACATGCGCTTCGAGAACCAGTGGACGCCCGCCGAGCACGCCGTGTTCGACGCCACGCAGGCCGCCATCGCCGCGCGCAGAGCCAGCCCAGCCCTCAGCAACGGATCGCAGACCCTCCTGAAGACGCCGGACAGCGTCAGCGGACAGCTTCTGCTGTTCACGCGCGAACTGAACGGCCAGACCGTCCTGGCCGCGTGGCACAGCGGAAATAACCGCCGCACGTACTCCCTGAAACTGAGCACCCTGGGCGTGAAGTGGGCCGCGCTGGCCGCCACGCCCTCACTGTTCGCCGGGCAGGACGCCAAGGTCAGCGTCAGCGGCGGCTACCTGCACGTGAGCCTCCCCGCGCGGGACGCCGCCGCCTTCCGCGTGCAGTAA